In one window of Methanolobus mangrovi DNA:
- a CDS encoding phosphoglycolate phosphatase — protein MKFKALVIDIDGTITHMDRKLSLEAAAKLRSLDIPVVIATGNVLCYAKAAAKLVGVCCNIIAENGGVIVDGFDKEPIISDVIHECEEAYEFLSGTFDLEKLDSVHRMTEIVLRNNFDVEEARQLLGSRFPGVEIIDTHFAIHIKSRKINKGTGLLKMAELMGLKTSDFVAIGDSVNDLEMLEEAGFAIAVGNADDFLKDIADYVSTETYGDGTAEAIDFLLSKGLI, from the coding sequence CGCAAACTCAGCCTGGAGGCTGCTGCAAAACTGCGTTCACTTGATATTCCTGTTGTGATAGCAACCGGAAATGTCCTCTGCTATGCAAAGGCAGCAGCCAAACTGGTGGGAGTATGCTGTAATATCATAGCTGAGAATGGTGGTGTCATAGTTGATGGATTTGACAAGGAACCTATTATTTCTGATGTGATCCATGAGTGTGAGGAAGCATATGAGTTTCTCTCCGGGACATTTGATCTGGAAAAGCTTGATTCAGTACACAGAATGACAGAAATTGTGCTTAGAAATAATTTTGATGTTGAAGAGGCCAGGCAATTACTGGGCTCACGTTTTCCGGGAGTTGAAATAATTGATACTCATTTTGCTATTCATATAAAGAGCAGGAAAATAAACAAAGGTACAGGTCTCCTGAAAATGGCAGAATTAATGGGGCTTAAAACATCCGACTTCGTTGCCATCGGTGATTCTGTGAATGATCTTGAAATGCTTGAAGAAGCAGGCTTTGCAATTGCAGTGGGCAATGCTGACGATTTCCTAAAAGATATCGCTGATTACGTAAGCACGGAAACATATGGTGATGGCACTGCCGAGGCCATAGATTTCCTTTTATCCAAAGGTCTTATCTAA